In the genome of Hydractinia symbiolongicarpus strain clone_291-10 chromosome 5, HSymV2.1, whole genome shotgun sequence, one region contains:
- the LOC130645023 gene encoding uncharacterized protein LOC130645023 isoform X1, which produces MDEEADNSEKNSQSLFERWSKTDNNPRVSAKPTQTSQNASKVCQKGFQISSPINPNIFSKPLIGRKPLNAPTKSLAPTHSEKPPVSQKPSRKCQATPKIPQKVLTCSTGMPTKPSKMDVPSRVFKKPNPSNEVQANKPNISIKDSKAMFEARKQSDVQLESSKDTSFRKRIPETNKHVKPDGTERKLLKIKEDLKICQEKAYEEGYKRTDSILRPVGKFHPLSKKNEESKESNDPSGSLLPMRNLKDYSMQECSQPLEEKDSAGVNHIGKNLSNSLESDNLKLKLHEAEREIRIKTEILNKIQADFITSQKAIAAKNVELKSLHVQLAKTKRQNHEEQKQLKTELANTQAEFELVKLKLVEVFGKLLG; this is translated from the exons ATGGATGAAGAAGCAGACAACAGCGAAAAAAACTCTCAG AGTTTATTCGAAAGATGGTCAAAAACTGATA ATAACCCACGCGTATCTGCCAAACCAACTCAAACAAGTCAAAATGCATCAAAAGTATGCCAAAAGGGATTCCAAATTTCATCACCAATTAATCCAAACATATTTTCGAAACCATTGATAGGAAGAAAGCCATTAAATGCGCCTACAAAATCACTAGCACCAACACACTCAG AAAAACCGCCAGTATCCCAAAAACCAAGCAGAAAATGTCAAGCCACACCTAAAATACCACAAAAAGTATTAACTTGTTCAACTGGAATGCCTACAAAACCTTCTAAAATGGATGTCCCTTCAAGGGTGTTTAAAAAACCGAACCCAAGCAATGAAGTACAAGCCAATAAACCAAATATATCAATAAAAGATAGTAAAGCAATGTTTGAAGCCAGAAAACAAAGTGATGTACAGTTGGAATCTTCAAAAG ATACGTCCTTCAGAAAAAGAATACCTGAAACGAACAAACAT GTTAAACCCGATGGCACAGAAAGaaagctattaaaaataaaagaggatTTAAAGATATGTCAAGAAAAAGCGTACGAAGAAGGTTACAAAAGGACCGATAGCATTCTGAGGCCTGTGGGAAAATTTCATccgttgtcaaaaaaaaatgagGAAAGCAAAGAATCTAATGATCCGTCGGGTTCTTTATTGCCGATGAGAAACCTGAAAGACTATTCTATGCAAGAATGCAGTCAACCATTGGAAGAAAAAGACTCAGCCGGGGTTAATCATATTGGAAAGAATTTATCAAACAGTTTAGAATCTgataatttaaaacttaaattACACGAAGCTGAACGAGAGATTCGTATTAAAACCGAGATTCTGAATAAAATTCAGGCTGATTTCATAACTTCTCAAAAAGCGATAGCTGCAAAAAACGTAGAATTAAAGTCTCTCCATGTGCAGTTAGCCAAAACAAAAAGGCAAAATCATGAAGAACAAAAGCAGTTGAAAACAGAACTAGCTAATACGCAAGCTGAATTTGAGCTTGTCAAATTGAAACTTGTTGAAGTATTTGGTAAGCTTTTAGGATAA
- the LOC130645023 gene encoding uncharacterized protein LOC130645023 isoform X2 produces MYVFISLFGFIDNPRVSAKPTQTSQNASKVCQKGFQISSPINPNIFSKPLIGRKPLNAPTKSLAPTHSEKPPVSQKPSRKCQATPKIPQKVLTCSTGMPTKPSKMDVPSRVFKKPNPSNEVQANKPNISIKDSKAMFEARKQSDVQLESSKDTSFRKRIPETNKHVKPDGTERKLLKIKEDLKICQEKAYEEGYKRTDSILRPVGKFHPLSKKNEESKESNDPSGSLLPMRNLKDYSMQECSQPLEEKDSAGVNHIGKNLSNSLESDNLKLKLHEAEREIRIKTEILNKIQADFITSQKAIAAKNVELKSLHVQLAKTKRQNHEEQKQLKTELANTQAEFELVKLKLVEVFGKLLG; encoded by the exons AtgtatgtttttatttcattgtttgGCTTTATAGATAACCCACGCGTATCTGCCAAACCAACTCAAACAAGTCAAAATGCATCAAAAGTATGCCAAAAGGGATTCCAAATTTCATCACCAATTAATCCAAACATATTTTCGAAACCATTGATAGGAAGAAAGCCATTAAATGCGCCTACAAAATCACTAGCACCAACACACTCAG AAAAACCGCCAGTATCCCAAAAACCAAGCAGAAAATGTCAAGCCACACCTAAAATACCACAAAAAGTATTAACTTGTTCAACTGGAATGCCTACAAAACCTTCTAAAATGGATGTCCCTTCAAGGGTGTTTAAAAAACCGAACCCAAGCAATGAAGTACAAGCCAATAAACCAAATATATCAATAAAAGATAGTAAAGCAATGTTTGAAGCCAGAAAACAAAGTGATGTACAGTTGGAATCTTCAAAAG ATACGTCCTTCAGAAAAAGAATACCTGAAACGAACAAACAT GTTAAACCCGATGGCACAGAAAGaaagctattaaaaataaaagaggatTTAAAGATATGTCAAGAAAAAGCGTACGAAGAAGGTTACAAAAGGACCGATAGCATTCTGAGGCCTGTGGGAAAATTTCATccgttgtcaaaaaaaaatgagGAAAGCAAAGAATCTAATGATCCGTCGGGTTCTTTATTGCCGATGAGAAACCTGAAAGACTATTCTATGCAAGAATGCAGTCAACCATTGGAAGAAAAAGACTCAGCCGGGGTTAATCATATTGGAAAGAATTTATCAAACAGTTTAGAATCTgataatttaaaacttaaattACACGAAGCTGAACGAGAGATTCGTATTAAAACCGAGATTCTGAATAAAATTCAGGCTGATTTCATAACTTCTCAAAAAGCGATAGCTGCAAAAAACGTAGAATTAAAGTCTCTCCATGTGCAGTTAGCCAAAACAAAAAGGCAAAATCATGAAGAACAAAAGCAGTTGAAAACAGAACTAGCTAATACGCAAGCTGAATTTGAGCTTGTCAAATTGAAACTTGTTGAAGTATTTGGTAAGCTTTTAGGATAA
- the LOC130645021 gene encoding putative uncharacterized protein DDB_G0271606, which yields MDSDAEDYQNVAPVSPRIDALQRNSNKPPTFQKPNASNQSAPNVPQKGLPYSVPDKSGVTFQPNTRKKPNFLPVKPFQFFDVKALDPASKQKTGLRSETSQTERTKHGRKLSPVKPKPNTYNSPLSNVLSSEHLKKPSSPRPSSPHTVVVRPNIVSKSDRLNSQVEREDKTEISVLLAKTMFERKEQASTQHSRTPLKPVGKLNINPFEKNSINQSNSRRMLHNCGAIDERVTLPQKDNPTKNDGDYENDDLENSDDIYDKPDMEQPLSPSVFLERLGTLKQKANNKTNHADSLTMHNSSEDDLSLYNNFDDENSSLSDLPPPPDHLFDESPSNDYNVMIDEEEEEKEEEEEEMSDYAALENTEKSQFYQDIKKPDNDPWKSVNAIGKFWEQKQHHEKQHLEDQRRNQLEEQQNQQLKLEKKRQQEEQQRRQQQELQRRQQEKQQRRQQEELQRRQQEEQQRRQQEKLQRRQQEEQQRRQQENFQIRQQQEHQRRQEEEIQRRQEEEQQIWQQEELQRQQQEEHQRRQQEEQQIWQQEELQRQQQEEHQRRQRKILELQRQMEELQREESLQRMDGSDYFSSQSTDDPSQHNASNQHTSKNRTTLSLMSSKPALLPPRGSNNQNQLLRENNNKYAPIPQRNMKKKYSKLPSQNSALPARQKSPDSMNATKIKFSSDCSKYPHQNFDDTKDSLEQLFSKEVQHPVNKNRHSFQATDNENAYETSTKQNIHATIGWQQQQQEEDDKTYEVAPRLPQPSTTLQNEDRFALTQSSIQHSSSVPPRRSHVPLPPLPDEPKPRASSLPPESSSNSLSSIVPTKIKRLLSETIGSHFPRSSGKNSIISEEESSPYSFIDERSKNKKNYDQISSNAEQPLNSRLNNFPWYKGSISRQEAEQYLRQKGKEGSFIVKKSSKDDGYALYTYTGGEIKHLRINHSGEEYYIGTYSTQRFSCIEKLIKHYQSAQFHLSSGATVLLAS from the exons ATGGATTCAGATGCGGAAGATTACCAAAACGTTGCGCCg GTTTCACCAAGGATTGATGCGCTGCAAAGAAACA GCAATAAACCACCAACATTCCAAAAACCCAATGCGAGTAATCAAAGTGCACCCAACGTACCACAAAAAGGATTGCCGTACTCAGTACCAGACAAGTCGGGAGTAACTTTCCAACCAAATACAAGAAAGAAACCAAACTTTCTTCCCGTAAAACCATTTCAATTCTTTGACGTCAAAGCACTTGATCCTGCAAGCAAACAGAAAACAGGACTCCGTTCTGAAACATCACAAACAGAGAGGACAAAACATGGACGGAAACTTTCGCCAGTAAAGCCAAAACCAAACACTTATAATTCACCATTGTCCAATGTCTTGTCATctgaacatttaaaaaaaccgtCTTCGCCGCGCCCTTCCTCTCCACATACAGTAGTAGTTCGTCCAAACATCGTAAGCAAATCTGACCGTTTAAATTCTCAAGTAGAAAGAGAAGACAAAACAGAAATAAGTGTGTTGTTGGCTAAAACAATGTTTGAGAGAAAAGAGCAAGCTAGTACGCAACATAGCAGAACTCCTTTAAAACCTGTTGGAAAACTTAATATAAATCCTTTTGAGAAGAATTCCATCAATCAAAGTAATAGCAGAAGAATGCTGCATAACTGTGGGGCAATCGACGAACGTGTTACACTGCCGCAAAAAGACAACCCAACAAAAAATGATGGAGACTATGAAAATGATGATCTTGAAAACAGTGATGATATTTATGATAAACCAGATATGGAGCAACCACTAAGCCCTTCAGTATTTCTCGAGAGACTTGGAACCCTAAAACAAAAGGCAAACAATAAAACCAATCACGCTGATAGCTTAACTATGCATAACTCATCTGAGGATGATTTGTCATTGTACAATAATTTTGACGACGAAAATTCCTCGTTATCAGATCTTCCTCCACCACCAGATCATTTGTTCGATGAGAGCCCTAGTAACGACTACAATGTTATGattgatgaagaagaagaagagaaagaagaagaagaagaagaaatgtcTGATTATGCTGCCTTGGAGAACACAGAAAAATCTCAGTTTTATCAAGACATAAAAAAACCCGATAATGATCCTTGGAAATCAGTGAATGCAATAGGAAAGTTTTGGGAGCAAAAACAGCATCATGAAAAGCAGCATTTGGAAGACCAACGTCGAAATCAACTTGAGGAGCAACAAAATCAGCAactaaaattggaaaaaaaacgaCAACAAGAAGAACAGCAAAGACGGCAACAACAGGAGCTTCAGAGACGACAACAAGAAAAACAGCAAAGACGGCAACAAGAAGAGCTTCAGAGACGACAACAAGAAGAACAGCAAAGACGGCAACAAGAGAAGCTTCAGAGACGACAACAAGAAGAACAGCAAAGACGGCAACAAGAGAACTTTCAGATACGACAACAACAAGAACACCAAAGACGCCAAGAAGAAGAGATTCAAAGACGACAAGAAGAGGAACAACAAATATGgcaacaagaggagcttcaaagaCAGCAACAAGAGGAACATCAAAGACGGCAACAAGAGGAACAACAAATATGgcaacaagaggagcttcaaagaCAGCAACAAGAGGAACATCAAAGACGGCAACGCAAAATTCTTGAATTGCAAAGACAAATGGAAGAATTACAGCGAGAAGAATCATTGCAACGGATGGATGGCTCAGACTATTTCTCCTCGCAATCCACCGATGATCCTTCGCAGCACAATGCTTCTAACCAACACACTAGCAAGAATAGAACTACTTTATCATTAATGTCCAGTAAACCAGCCCTGTTACCACCAAGAGGTAGTAACAACCAAAATCAGTTACTACGagaaaataacaataaatacGCTCCAATCCCGCaaagaaatatgaaaaaaaaatattcaaaattacCTTCTCAAAATTCTGCTCTGCCGGCAAGACAAAAATCTCCTGATTCCATGAACG CTACGAAAATAAAGTTTAGCTCAGATTGTTCTAAATATCctcatcaaaattttgacgACACAAAAGACTCCCTGGAACAGTTATTTTCAAAAGAAG TTCAACATCCTGTCAATAAGAACCGCCACTCATTTCAAGCCACTGACAATGAAAACGCTTATGAAACATCGACTAAACAGAACATTCATGCAACGATAGGATGGCAACAGCAACAGCAGGAAGAAGATGATAAAACTTATGAAGTAGCACCTCGTCTTCCCCAACCATCTACGACTCTTCAAAATGAAGACCGTTTTGCATTAACTCAGTCTTCCATTCAACACAGTTCCAGTGTTCCACCCAGAAGAAGTCATGTTCCCTTACCACCTTTGCCAGATGAACCTAAACCACGGGCAAGCTCGTTGCCACCAGAATCTTCTTCTAATTCCTTGTCATCCATTGTACCTACGAAAATTAAAAGGCTTCTTAGCGAAACCATAGGTTCGCATTTTCCTAGAAGCTCAGGGAAGAACTCCATAATTTCAGAAGAAGAATCTAGCCCGTACAGCTTTATAGATGAACGATCTAAGAATAAGAAAAACTATGATCAAATATCAA GTAATGCAGAACAACCTTTGAACTCACGCCTTAACAATTTTCCATGGTACAAAGGAAGTATCAGTAGACAAGAAGCTGAACAATATTTACGTCAGAAAGGCAAG GAAGGaagttttattgtaaaaaaatcttcaaagGATGATGGTTATGCTCTGTATACATACACCGGTGGCGAAATAAAACATTTAAG